The Gouania willdenowi chromosome 3, fGouWil2.1, whole genome shotgun sequence genome includes a region encoding these proteins:
- the eif4g2a gene encoding eukaryotic translation initiation factor 4 gamma 2a encodes MEDVRSVGGGGAPQHYPKTLGNSEFLGKTSGSGVQRWVPSRSTRREASNEKRQNDANFRKVRGILNKLTPEKFDKLCLELLNVGLDSKLILKGIILLIVDKALEEPKYSQLYAQLCLRLAEDAPNFEGPAENQANQKQNTTFRKLLISKLQDEFENRARNVETFDKNDNPLTPEEEEQRGIAKLKMLGNIKFIGELGKLNLIHESILHKCIKTLLEKKKKVQLKDMGEDLECLCQIMKTVGPKLDHDKAKSLMDQYFGRMRALTNNMELPARIRFLLQNTVELRANNWVPRKAYIDNGPKTIHQVRQDAVKDLGVFIPPSNDSMRNDFFRENSFLPSKIKFDRETFSGLADMFGQMPGIGIGTGPGVIQDHYSPTMGRHRTNQIYNGHVGNGNGSSQTQFEGGSRLYNKHNQGQSSPVFSHKQNHSIQMQSKDMAPRFSKKGKVNADEISLRPSQSFMLNKNQVPKLQPQMTVLPRAGSPLGQLGLKTNPPPIQEKPAKTIKKAPPTKEELHKMTETLMTDYMNSKNTDEAVNTAKEMKAPKHLLSEMLNKILVSSLERSDEDKELTSSLIHALCTEGLVTGENLLQAFQGVLDQCPNIEEEIPLVKSYLAQLAARAIIADLMSMADWAHQLENGAHFPLFLLCLQQMVKLKDRDWLTDLFQQSKINMLKMLPEIDQKKDRMLEILEGKGLSFLFPLMKLEKELLKQIKVDPSPQSIYKWIKDNISPKLHTEKDFVNILMTSFLQYIAYEINPTDDGEQFAVPSKEQLDEEKQLLLSFKPVMQKFLHDHVNLQVSALYALQVHCNTKAFPKGMLLRYFVHLYDMEIIEEEAFLSWKEDVTQEYPGKGKALFQVNQWLTWLETAEEEESEDEDY; translated from the exons ATGGAAGATGTGAGGAG TGTAGGGGGAGGAGGTGCGCCTCAGCACTATCCCAAGACTCTCGGCAAcag CGAGTTCCTGGGGAAGACCTCAGGTTCTGGCGTTCAGAGATGGGTACCTTCTCGAAGCACTAGACGAGAGGCCTCCAACGAGAAAAGGCAAAATGATGCTAACTTCAGGAAAGTGAGAGG catacTAAATAAGCTGACTCCTGAGAAGTTTGACAAACTATGCCTGGAGCTTCTAAATGTGGGTTTAGATTCAAAGCTAATCTTGAAAGGTATCATCTTGCTG ATTGTTGACAAAGCCCTTGAAGAGCCAAAGTACAGCCAGCTGTATGCTCAGCTATGTCTGCGCTTGGCAGAGGATGCTCCAAACTTCGAAGGGCCTGCAGAAAATCAAGCAAATCAGAAGCAGAACACA aCTTTCAGAAAACTTCTGATTTCTAAGCTTCAAGATGAGTTTGAGAATCGTGCCAGAAATGTCGAAA CTtttgacaaaaatgacaacccaCTTACCccagaagaggaggagcaacGTGGTATTGCAAAACTCAAAATGCTGGGTAACATCAAATTCATCGGTGAACTTGGCAAGCTTAACCTCATCCACGAATCTATCCTTCATAAGTGCATCAAAACA CTtttggagaagaagaagaaagtccAACTCAAGGATATGGGGGAAGATCTGGAATGCCTCTGTCAGATAATGAAAACTGTGGGACCTAAGCTTGATCACGACAAAGCAAAG TCTCTGATGGATCAGTACTTTGGGCGTATGCGAGCCTTGACGAACAACATGGAGCTACCTGCACGGATTCGTTTCCTGTTGCAGAACACTGTGGAGCTGCGGGCTAACAACTGGGTGCCTCGCAAAGCTTACATTGATAACGGACCAAAGACCATCCATCAAGTTCGACAGGATGCAGTAAAG GATTTGGGAGTTTTCATTCCTCCCTCAAACGATTCAATGAGGAATGACTTCTTTAGAGAGAACTCCTTCCTGCCCTCAAAAATAAAGTTCGACAGGGAAACATTCAGTGGGCTGGCTGATATGTTTGGACAAATGCCAG gaatTGGAATTGGAACTGGTCCAGGTGTAATTCAGGACCATTACTCGCCCACCATGGGGCGTCATCGTACCAACCAAATCTACAACGGTCATGTTGGTAATGGCAATGGTTCAAGCCAGACTCAGTTTGAAGGTGGAAGCAGGCTGTACAATAAACACAACCAG GGGCAGAGTTCTCCAGTGTTCAGCCATAAGCAGAATCACTCCATACAGATGCAGTCTAAGGACATGGCTCCACGGTTCAGCAAGAAGGGCAAAGTCAACGCTGATGAG atCAGTTTGAGGCCATCACAGTCCTTCATGCTGAATAAGAACCAAGTGCCAAAGCTACAGCCCCAGATGACTGTGCTTCCTCGGGCTGGTTCCCCATTAGGACAG CTTGGCCTGAAAACCAACCCTCCTCCTATACAGGAAAAACCTGCAAAGACTATTAAAAAGGCTCCTCCTACTAAGGAAGAACTGCACAAGATGACT GAGACTCTCATGACTGACTACatgaacagcaaaaacacagatGAGGCAGTGAATACTGCAAAGGAGATGAAGGCTCCTAAGCACCTTTTGTCTGAGATGCTGAACAAGATTTTGGTTTCTTCTCTTGAACGTTCAGATGAGGATAAGGAACTTACGAGCAGCCTAATTCATGCTCTCTGCACAGAAGGTCTCGTTACAGGAGAAAACCTCTTACAG gcCTTTCAAGGTGTCCTGGATCAGTGTCCAAATATTGAGGAAGAAATTCCACTAGTGAAGTCCTACTTGGCCCAGTTGGCAGCACGAGCCATCATCGCTGACCTGATGAGCATGGCAGACTGGGCCCATCAGTTGGAAAATGGTGCCCATTTCCCACTCTTCCTGCTGTGTCTGCAGCAGATGGTCAAACTGAAGGATCGCGACTGGCTGACCGATCTGTTCCAGCAGAGCAAGATCAACATGCTGAAAATGCTACCTG AAATTGACCAGAAAAAGGACCGGATGCTGGAGATTCTGGAGGGCAAAGGTTTAAGCTTTTTGTTCCCACTCATGAAACTGGAAAAGGAGCTGCTAAAGCAGATCAAAGTGGATCCATCTCCACAGTCAATCTATAAGTGGATCAAAGACAACATCTCTCCAAAACTCCACACCGAAAAGGACTTTGTCAACATCCTCATGACGAG CTTCTTGCAGTACATTGCATATGAGATCAACCCCACTGATGACGGTGAGCAGTTTGCTGTACCTAGCAAGGAACAGCTGGATGAGGAGAAACAGCTGTTGCTCTCCTTCAAACCTGTGATGCAGAAGTTCCTCCATGACCACGTCAACCTGCAAGTCAGCGCGCTGTATGCTCTGCAGGTGCACTGCAACACCAAGGCTTTCCCCAAAG GCATGTTGCTGCGTTACTTTGTCCACTTGTATGATATGGAAATCATTGAAGAAGAAGCCTTCCTTTCATGGAAAGAAGATGTCACCCAGGAATATCCAGGCAAAGGAAAAGCATTATTTCAG GTGAACCAATGGCTGACCTGGCTGGAGACCGCAGAAGAGGAGGAGTCGGAAGACGAAGATTACTGA